Proteins encoded by one window of Labrus bergylta chromosome 2, fLabBer1.1, whole genome shotgun sequence:
- the lhx2b gene encoding LIM/homeobox protein Lhx2b isoform X3, with translation MDILACRSEENSYNIIPSSATMLFHGLPGGDVHGVVEEMDRRGKSESAAISSAIDMGESETSMPCMTNERVALCAGCGRKIADRYYLLAVDKQWHMRCLKCCECKLNLESELTCFSKDGSIYCKEDYYRFSVQRCARCHLGISASEMVMRARDLVYHLNCFTCTTCSKMLTTGDHFGMKDSLVYCRLHFETLIQGEYQTHFNHADVVPHKGLGPANTLGLSYFNGVGTVQKGRPRKRKSPGPGAELAAYNAAALSCNENDGESMDRDSQYSSSQKTKRMRTSFKHHQLRTMKSYFAINHNPDAKDLKQLAQKTGLTKRVLQVWFQNARAKFRRNLLRQESTGVDKASDGSTLQGGTPSGPASEISNASMSPSSTPTTLTDLTNPTMPTVTSVLTSVPGGMDVHECRSPSQTTLTSLF, from the exons ATGGACATCTTGGCTTGCAGATCCGAAGAGAACAGTTATAATATCATCCCTTCTTCGGCGACGATGCTCTTCCATGGCCTCCCTGGAGGCGATGTGCACGGTGTGGTGGAAGAAATGGACCGGAGAGGAAAGAGCGAGTCAGCAGCCATCAGCTCAGCCATCGATATGGGGGAATCAGAGACG TCCATGCCGTGTATGACCAACGAGCGTGTGGCTCTGTGCGCGGGCTGCGGCAGGAAGATAGCGGACCGTTACTACCTGCTGGCCGTGGACAAGCAGTGGCACATGCGCTGCCTCAAGTGCTGCGAGTGCAAACTCAACCTGGAGTCTGAGCTCACCTGCTTCAGCAAGGACGGCAGCATCTACTGCAAGGAGGACTACTACAG ATTTTCGGTGCAGAGATGCGCTCGGTGCCACCTGGGGATCTCAGCCTCGGAGATGGTGATGCGGGCCCGGGACCTGGTCTACCATCTTAACTGCTTCACCTGCACCACCTGCAGCAAGATGCTGACCACCGGGGACCACTTCGGCATGAAGGACAGTCTGGTCTACTGTCGGCTGCACTTTGAGACTCTCATCCAGGGAGAATATCAGACACACTTTAACCACGCGGACGTAGTCCCACACAAAGGCCTGGGCCCGGCCAACACACTCGGACTATCCTACTTCAACGGCGTGGGGACAGTGCAGAAAGGCCGGCCCAGGAAGCGGAAGAGCCCGGGTCCGGGAGCCGAGCTGGCGGCTTATAATGCGG CAGCTCTGAGCTGCAACGAGAACGACGGCGAGTCCATGGACCGGGACTCCCAGTACAGCTCCAGTCAGAAGACGAAGCGCATGCGGACGTCCTTCAAGCACCACCAGCTCCGGACCATGAAGTCCTACTTCGCCATCAACCACAACCCAGACGCCAAGGACCTCAAGCAGCTCGCCCAGAAGACGGGCCTCACCAAGCGGGTGCTACAG gtCTGGTTCCAAAACGCTCGGGCCAAGTTCAGGAGGAACCTTCTGCGGCAAGAGAGCACGGGGgtggacaaggcgtctgacGGCTCCACGCTGCAGGGCGGGACGCCGTCGGGTCCCGCGTCGGAGATTTCCAACGCCTCCATGAGTCCCTCCAGCACCCCCACCACCCTGACAGACTTAACCAACCCCACCATGCCCACCGTCACCTCCGTGCTTACCTCAGTGCCGGGCGGCATGGACGTCCACGAGTGCCGGAGTCCATCACAGACCACCCTGACCAGCCTCTTCTGA
- the lhx2b gene encoding LIM/homeobox protein Lhx2b isoform X4 → MDILACRSEENSYNIIPSSATMLFHGLPGGDVHGVVEEMDRRGKSESAAISSAIDMGESETSMPCMTNERVALCAGCGRKIADRYYLLAVDKQWHMRCLKCCECKLNLESELTCFSKDGSIYCKEDYYRFSVQRCARCHLGISASEMVMRARDLVYHLNCFTCTTCSKMLTTGDHFGMKDSLVYCRLHFETLIQGEYQTHFNHADVVPHKGLGPANTLGLSYFNGVGTVQKGRPRKRKSPGPGAELAAYNAALSCNENDGESMDRDSQYSSSQKTKRMRTSFKHHQLRTMKSYFAINHNPDAKDLKQLAQKTGLTKRVLQVWFQNARAKFRRNLLRQESTGVDKASDGSTLQGGTPSGPASEISNASMSPSSTPTTLTDLTNPTMPTVTSVLTSVPGGMDVHECRSPSQTTLTSLF, encoded by the exons ATGGACATCTTGGCTTGCAGATCCGAAGAGAACAGTTATAATATCATCCCTTCTTCGGCGACGATGCTCTTCCATGGCCTCCCTGGAGGCGATGTGCACGGTGTGGTGGAAGAAATGGACCGGAGAGGAAAGAGCGAGTCAGCAGCCATCAGCTCAGCCATCGATATGGGGGAATCAGAGACG TCCATGCCGTGTATGACCAACGAGCGTGTGGCTCTGTGCGCGGGCTGCGGCAGGAAGATAGCGGACCGTTACTACCTGCTGGCCGTGGACAAGCAGTGGCACATGCGCTGCCTCAAGTGCTGCGAGTGCAAACTCAACCTGGAGTCTGAGCTCACCTGCTTCAGCAAGGACGGCAGCATCTACTGCAAGGAGGACTACTACAG ATTTTCGGTGCAGAGATGCGCTCGGTGCCACCTGGGGATCTCAGCCTCGGAGATGGTGATGCGGGCCCGGGACCTGGTCTACCATCTTAACTGCTTCACCTGCACCACCTGCAGCAAGATGCTGACCACCGGGGACCACTTCGGCATGAAGGACAGTCTGGTCTACTGTCGGCTGCACTTTGAGACTCTCATCCAGGGAGAATATCAGACACACTTTAACCACGCGGACGTAGTCCCACACAAAGGCCTGGGCCCGGCCAACACACTCGGACTATCCTACTTCAACGGCGTGGGGACAGTGCAGAAAGGCCGGCCCAGGAAGCGGAAGAGCCCGGGTCCGGGAGCCGAGCTGGCGGCTTATAATGCGG CTCTGAGCTGCAACGAGAACGACGGCGAGTCCATGGACCGGGACTCCCAGTACAGCTCCAGTCAGAAGACGAAGCGCATGCGGACGTCCTTCAAGCACCACCAGCTCCGGACCATGAAGTCCTACTTCGCCATCAACCACAACCCAGACGCCAAGGACCTCAAGCAGCTCGCCCAGAAGACGGGCCTCACCAAGCGGGTGCTACAG gtCTGGTTCCAAAACGCTCGGGCCAAGTTCAGGAGGAACCTTCTGCGGCAAGAGAGCACGGGGgtggacaaggcgtctgacGGCTCCACGCTGCAGGGCGGGACGCCGTCGGGTCCCGCGTCGGAGATTTCCAACGCCTCCATGAGTCCCTCCAGCACCCCCACCACCCTGACAGACTTAACCAACCCCACCATGCCCACCGTCACCTCCGTGCTTACCTCAGTGCCGGGCGGCATGGACGTCCACGAGTGCCGGAGTCCATCACAGACCACCCTGACCAGCCTCTTCTGA
- the lhx2b gene encoding LIM/homeobox protein Lhx2b isoform X1: MDILACRSEENSYNIIPSSATMLFHGLPGGDVHGVVEEMDRRGKSESAAISSAIDMGESETSMPCMTNERVALCAGCGRKIADRYYLLAVDKQWHMRCLKCCECKLNLESELTCFSKDGSIYCKEDYYRRFSVQRCARCHLGISASEMVMRARDLVYHLNCFTCTTCSKMLTTGDHFGMKDSLVYCRLHFETLIQGEYQTHFNHADVVPHKGLGPANTLGLSYFNGVGTVQKGRPRKRKSPGPGAELAAYNAAALSCNENDGESMDRDSQYSSSQKTKRMRTSFKHHQLRTMKSYFAINHNPDAKDLKQLAQKTGLTKRVLQVWFQNARAKFRRNLLRQESTGVDKASDGSTLQGGTPSGPASEISNASMSPSSTPTTLTDLTNPTMPTVTSVLTSVPGGMDVHECRSPSQTTLTSLF; this comes from the exons ATGGACATCTTGGCTTGCAGATCCGAAGAGAACAGTTATAATATCATCCCTTCTTCGGCGACGATGCTCTTCCATGGCCTCCCTGGAGGCGATGTGCACGGTGTGGTGGAAGAAATGGACCGGAGAGGAAAGAGCGAGTCAGCAGCCATCAGCTCAGCCATCGATATGGGGGAATCAGAGACG TCCATGCCGTGTATGACCAACGAGCGTGTGGCTCTGTGCGCGGGCTGCGGCAGGAAGATAGCGGACCGTTACTACCTGCTGGCCGTGGACAAGCAGTGGCACATGCGCTGCCTCAAGTGCTGCGAGTGCAAACTCAACCTGGAGTCTGAGCTCACCTGCTTCAGCAAGGACGGCAGCATCTACTGCAAGGAGGACTACTACAG AAGATTTTCGGTGCAGAGATGCGCTCGGTGCCACCTGGGGATCTCAGCCTCGGAGATGGTGATGCGGGCCCGGGACCTGGTCTACCATCTTAACTGCTTCACCTGCACCACCTGCAGCAAGATGCTGACCACCGGGGACCACTTCGGCATGAAGGACAGTCTGGTCTACTGTCGGCTGCACTTTGAGACTCTCATCCAGGGAGAATATCAGACACACTTTAACCACGCGGACGTAGTCCCACACAAAGGCCTGGGCCCGGCCAACACACTCGGACTATCCTACTTCAACGGCGTGGGGACAGTGCAGAAAGGCCGGCCCAGGAAGCGGAAGAGCCCGGGTCCGGGAGCCGAGCTGGCGGCTTATAATGCGG CAGCTCTGAGCTGCAACGAGAACGACGGCGAGTCCATGGACCGGGACTCCCAGTACAGCTCCAGTCAGAAGACGAAGCGCATGCGGACGTCCTTCAAGCACCACCAGCTCCGGACCATGAAGTCCTACTTCGCCATCAACCACAACCCAGACGCCAAGGACCTCAAGCAGCTCGCCCAGAAGACGGGCCTCACCAAGCGGGTGCTACAG gtCTGGTTCCAAAACGCTCGGGCCAAGTTCAGGAGGAACCTTCTGCGGCAAGAGAGCACGGGGgtggacaaggcgtctgacGGCTCCACGCTGCAGGGCGGGACGCCGTCGGGTCCCGCGTCGGAGATTTCCAACGCCTCCATGAGTCCCTCCAGCACCCCCACCACCCTGACAGACTTAACCAACCCCACCATGCCCACCGTCACCTCCGTGCTTACCTCAGTGCCGGGCGGCATGGACGTCCACGAGTGCCGGAGTCCATCACAGACCACCCTGACCAGCCTCTTCTGA
- the lhx2b gene encoding LIM/homeobox protein Lhx2b isoform X2: protein MDILACRSEENSYNIIPSSATMLFHGLPGGDVHGVVEEMDRRGKSESAAISSAIDMGESETSMPCMTNERVALCAGCGRKIADRYYLLAVDKQWHMRCLKCCECKLNLESELTCFSKDGSIYCKEDYYRRFSVQRCARCHLGISASEMVMRARDLVYHLNCFTCTTCSKMLTTGDHFGMKDSLVYCRLHFETLIQGEYQTHFNHADVVPHKGLGPANTLGLSYFNGVGTVQKGRPRKRKSPGPGAELAAYNAALSCNENDGESMDRDSQYSSSQKTKRMRTSFKHHQLRTMKSYFAINHNPDAKDLKQLAQKTGLTKRVLQVWFQNARAKFRRNLLRQESTGVDKASDGSTLQGGTPSGPASEISNASMSPSSTPTTLTDLTNPTMPTVTSVLTSVPGGMDVHECRSPSQTTLTSLF from the exons ATGGACATCTTGGCTTGCAGATCCGAAGAGAACAGTTATAATATCATCCCTTCTTCGGCGACGATGCTCTTCCATGGCCTCCCTGGAGGCGATGTGCACGGTGTGGTGGAAGAAATGGACCGGAGAGGAAAGAGCGAGTCAGCAGCCATCAGCTCAGCCATCGATATGGGGGAATCAGAGACG TCCATGCCGTGTATGACCAACGAGCGTGTGGCTCTGTGCGCGGGCTGCGGCAGGAAGATAGCGGACCGTTACTACCTGCTGGCCGTGGACAAGCAGTGGCACATGCGCTGCCTCAAGTGCTGCGAGTGCAAACTCAACCTGGAGTCTGAGCTCACCTGCTTCAGCAAGGACGGCAGCATCTACTGCAAGGAGGACTACTACAG AAGATTTTCGGTGCAGAGATGCGCTCGGTGCCACCTGGGGATCTCAGCCTCGGAGATGGTGATGCGGGCCCGGGACCTGGTCTACCATCTTAACTGCTTCACCTGCACCACCTGCAGCAAGATGCTGACCACCGGGGACCACTTCGGCATGAAGGACAGTCTGGTCTACTGTCGGCTGCACTTTGAGACTCTCATCCAGGGAGAATATCAGACACACTTTAACCACGCGGACGTAGTCCCACACAAAGGCCTGGGCCCGGCCAACACACTCGGACTATCCTACTTCAACGGCGTGGGGACAGTGCAGAAAGGCCGGCCCAGGAAGCGGAAGAGCCCGGGTCCGGGAGCCGAGCTGGCGGCTTATAATGCGG CTCTGAGCTGCAACGAGAACGACGGCGAGTCCATGGACCGGGACTCCCAGTACAGCTCCAGTCAGAAGACGAAGCGCATGCGGACGTCCTTCAAGCACCACCAGCTCCGGACCATGAAGTCCTACTTCGCCATCAACCACAACCCAGACGCCAAGGACCTCAAGCAGCTCGCCCAGAAGACGGGCCTCACCAAGCGGGTGCTACAG gtCTGGTTCCAAAACGCTCGGGCCAAGTTCAGGAGGAACCTTCTGCGGCAAGAGAGCACGGGGgtggacaaggcgtctgacGGCTCCACGCTGCAGGGCGGGACGCCGTCGGGTCCCGCGTCGGAGATTTCCAACGCCTCCATGAGTCCCTCCAGCACCCCCACCACCCTGACAGACTTAACCAACCCCACCATGCCCACCGTCACCTCCGTGCTTACCTCAGTGCCGGGCGGCATGGACGTCCACGAGTGCCGGAGTCCATCACAGACCACCCTGACCAGCCTCTTCTGA